CCTATAAGTAGAACATCAGAGTTTGAAGCAAAGGAGGTAAGCATTCCTATAAGTATGTCAGTTGTGGCGCCAGCAGAGAATCCAGTCACAAGCGAGCAAGTTTCTCAGACAGCATCAGATAAAGAGTGTGGAGCTGCCCCCTCAGATCCAATTTTTCAGCCAAAAGCTGAAAACCAAATGCAGGAACCAGAGTCCAAGAAAGAAGAGCGAACTGAATAGATGTAGTTACATATTTGTTGGGGAAACCACTGAGCAAAGTGAGGTCCTAAGCTAGGCCCTTCAATGACTGAATAAGATACACTCATTTCAGCCATGGTACAGTTTTATTTTGCATTGAACTAAatggttattttcttttgtataaCACATGTTTCGTTGTGGGACGTTCAGAATTACCCATATGTCTTTACCTTTTTGCTGAATATACATCTCATTGGCATCTATCGATTAGCCATTTAGCTGTTTTGCCCTATGGGTATGTTATGTATGTACGCTGACTAGTTAAGTGATGCCTCTTTAGTATGACAAAGTTcccatttcttttcctttttccccgtttttggatttttttctttatttcaaaCTCATGGACTATTTGCAAATCATCTAACAACAGTTTTTTTATGCATATGATATGAAAACAGGAACAGATCAATTATCTTTGTTGTCTTTTATGTTCATCGATTATGTTCTCCCGATAATGCATCCGTGTATATGTTAATAGCTTGTTGGAAAgttaaacaaatgaaatattgcagtttaagtgagtttaaattgaagaaatgGAACATTATTTGGTAGAACAAATTTAGTAACTTTCATTCTTTTCGGACAATGATATTCCTTTCTgctattttttctttagtaTGGCATTGTTTCATGGGGTTTCATTGCACGGTTAGTTTTCCAATGTAACGATGTAGTGTGGACTTAGTTTTATAACATTGTTCAACATATTCCGGCACTGGAAAGAAGACATAtcatataaatacaaaattatatTCCGAcattgagaaaataaatatcaataataaCCTACTAATCTTTTGCATTGCATATAGTATAGAACATGTCTCTTTAGCATCTGCGGAGTTGGCCAAGACAGGTGTTCCCACCTCCTTGCATCCGAATTTAATCTTACTCCCTGATTAATTATGTTATATCATATGTGATAAATTTTTCACTTCACATAGCGTAATTGGCCAAAggtaacaaaataatattgtctCCGTTTCATATAAGTTTTTCTGGTACTTTAGAATAGTTAGAAATTAGAACATCGTTAtgttgaaaaacaaaaattaaattactaatttattttttaacatgTCTTCAAGACAGATCCAACAAAACGAGCCGTTTTGATGGGAGAGTTCGACAAAGTTTAAAACGCTGCGTTCTCGTTATCCCTCTCCCTCCAGCGCTAAAAAATGTATTGTCAGCGACTGGCAGCTCTACCGGCACAAACCGACCTCTTCCTTCCCTTCCCAATCGGTACCGTTCCCAAAGTCCGAAATGCCTCCACGTCCATTCAACTCCCTCTCACCAAAAACCGTAAAAACGGCCCTCGAATAAGTGCAATCTCCACTGATGAAATTCCTCCAAATGCCCTCCGCCGGAAGCGTGACCCCAATTGGAGAGGCGGGTTTAGCGTAGGGGTAGATTTAGGAATGTCACGTACCGGCCTCGCTCTTAGCAAAGGGTTCAACTTTCGTCCTCTCACCGTAATTATCCCCCAACCTCATGCCCCTGATTTCAAAACAActcattttttattctttgaaaatatcttttaattTCGTTTTTCATTGTGTTTAGGTGTTGAATTTGAGAGGGCAGAAGCTTGAGGATCAGCTCCTTGAGATTGCAAAGCAGCAGGTCCTaaaattattacttatttttaaacttataatcttcttcttttgtttttggtaatAATATGGGATTAAAGaattaaatgaagaagaaaaattgtagGAGGCAGATGAGTTTATAGTCGGACTTCCGAAATCGAGTGATGGGAAAGAGACGCCTCAGTCCAACAAAGTTCGTAGCGTTGCTGGGAGGCTTGCTGTTAGTGCTGCTCAGAGGTATAAAATCAAGCATTTGGTCATCTATACAATGCAATGTAGATATGCAAGTATTACATGTATGtatctgtttttctttttttctttttggtttgcttgcttcaaatgaaaatttatggtctctttgttttggatgCTTTGCTTCATTCAAATACGAGGACTCTagtgtgtttttttgtgtgtgcttGAGATAGTGCAATGTTCACCGGAACTTTTAATTGCAGGGGTTGGAGGGTATACCTGCAGGATGAAAACGGGACGTCCATCGAAGCCACGGATCGCATGATTAACGTGTAATCCTTTCTACCAAATCACCTTTTTCAATGATTGAATACTTTTTGCTTTGTTTAAAGATGGCTATCGATTATTATAATGCATGTTTTCGTTTCTTGGGTAGCTTCTGTTTGGTTTGAACTGTAAAATGGCGTTTAGAATGTGAATGGAAACAAAATTGAACACAGCATGAGCTCATTATgatattaaaacaaacaaaatttatcCATAAATTCGCGTCCTTTGTGAATTGGACTTCTTTAACTCTTTGTGAGGCGTGAAAACCTTTAGGTCAGAAAATGTGCAAAACTGAAGGGGTATTAGTTCATCAGATTAGGAGTCTTGtgcttcatcttctttctatGCTTCCTTCtgtgaatttatttttgcacCCAATGTAGGATGTTTTGCCATTTCTTGCCTGAGATCAAGTTTCTTTTCAGGGGCCTCGGCAAGTCTGATCGGCAAAGCAAAGTCGATGCCTACGCTGCCGTggtatgcaagaaaatataatgtCTGTGCGATACGTTGTCTTATTAAGTGTTTAAAGCTTTATAAATTTGTTCGTCTTTGGTGCATGTATAAGAAGGGAGCAATGCagttttctgttctttttttaGGAGCAATCCAGGATATAAATTGAAgtatgttttgttatttttctggTTGCAGATGGTGCTGGAGAGATATTTTTCCATGTCGGGAGAGGGCACTGAGCTTGTGGTACCCAAGAATTTGGATCTGCAGGACAAACTTCGAAGAGGTCCTCCTAAAGATATTGACTTTTACCCCGAAGATTATGAGGATTAACCATTCACTATTAACAGTAAAACCCGACTCTTTGAAACACATTTTCAAGAGGAGCATAAACAAGAGAGAAGAGGCAATGGTTTTGCAATCCCATTTGCGattaatctttcttttttactttcctTCATTCTTTTGTTGGTCATTAAGTGAGCAATATGCAAATATGTAAATCCTTCGAGGGGCATTCTCCTGTTGTAAATATCGCATTATATACGaattttttcattattatcacctatttgtttttctaaatcTTTTCTAGAAGTGATTGCATATAATTTATAAAGGTAAAATGCGcaggtatttttgtattaaaatgAGAAGGGATAAGCAGGAAGAAAGGTGAGAATGCATAGTGTGAGAAAATACCCCCTCCCGCCTTGTAGTTTAGATTTTCACTTGtactcaacaacaacaaaactaGCCACATTTCATGGCACCTTGGTTATCCAAGGATCAGAAATTCCATTAACATAATTCAGTGAAGGAATTTACATTCGTGATggataaataaatgaaaagacATCCAAAAAGAATGGAGGTTTCTATAAAGCAATTTCCAGTTTCATGAAACCAAAATCATCGcatataagaaaaaattatcaacTGAACTCAAAATGTATCCACAATCTTTGCGGTGTACAAATTTCAAGCACATCGCCACACACAAAGTACAgttgaatatttttatgatCCTAATCATAATACATTTCTGTTACTTCACAAAGTATAATCATCTAACTACTGACCGACCTCTCTCTAGTGCTACACACAATCtacagttttgttttttgatgaGTACACAAAATATATGCTAGTCAGATGATATCAACCTGACTTTGATGTAAACATATGTACGATTGGTATAAGATTTATACACCTATGTGTACAATTGGTTTAAGATTTTTTCAGCTCGAATGTTCATTTTCAGTGCAGTGACCTGCAGAATCGAGCCTGAGGGCTAACATGGAGAATCGGACATGAGCCCGTTTTCAGGTTGTTCCTGGTCCCCTCCACAAGATCAGCTTTATTGGCCATCCTCACCACTCTGGGGTTTATATCTCAGGAAACTACCAATCACATGACGTCAAGATCATCAAGCAAATTCGGCTACAAAAGTGAACTTGGAACAGTTGCATGATAGGTGAAAATCCAGTCTTTAACGACAATATGGCTGCACCTAACCTGTGACTGATAAAGTAAAAAGTGAAGATTAGTTAATTACATTTTGGTTAAAGAATACCTTAATCATAAGAGTACAGCCGATAAACAACTGCATGGGAGGCATACAAAAATTCATAGTGATTTGGCGGTTTGCTGAACCTTGTTTTTTTCTGGACAAACCCTGTAGCAGAACCGTAACAAGGAGAGTTCGTATCTGCACCAAAGTGTGGGAGGCAATCTGAGGTGAAAATTACAGATCCATCTTACTAAAAAACATATACAGAGAAATTTagcaagaaaaataagaaatttcctataaaccaaaagaaatcaattacGAAAAGGGGAAAGACACTGCATGTGTGGGAAAATTGCTTAACTAAGTAAAACAGAAACAACCATTATAGAAAACCTCCAatataaaagaacaaaatcaaGTAAACTTACATGGTTACCCGTACATAATTAACTAAAATTTAATCATGCTTGGTGCCCAAAATTAGGGGTCGCAGTTTTCAACCCAACAAGTTAAAACGCCACAAACCCAACATGGAATTAGTAGGTTAGGGTCACTACAACTTGACACAAACTCCATTTTAAGATGCAATACCATTTTCTAAAGCCTAAATGTTGCACCTTCAAAACTAAAAACCAAGCAACAATAATCTTTCTACTGTtgaaaatttctatttttaaatgaattcCACTTGGAACTTCAAAACTTTCCACCTCTGTTAGATCCACTAAAATTTTAGTCATCAATAAAGTTCTAAAACCTCTGTATCACCTAGGAAAGTCATTTTGCATCTTCAAGGGTTTGTCTGTGATGTAACCATTCAAAGCAAAGAGGTGGTAAAGCttcaaatttaagaaaaatgataGCAAATGTTGGTACACAAATATTTAGGTCAAAGACAGTCCACAAAggggagagacagagagagagagagagaatcaaaACCAAAGATGCTTACCATATTGCAACCTCCAGTTTTCACCAAAAGAACACCTTAGCTTGATCAATGATTTAGATTTCCCCTAGATTAACATAAGACTAATCCGATTGAAATTGTCAATTCACACCCACTATCCacaataaaagagaaaaatcaaaagaaaaaaagtgaagCAAAAGAAAACGTCAAACTCTAAGATTACCTTCAAAGGCATACAACTTTCCACAATAAGCATCGCTATGATAGATCAATACTCGGGATGATTTTAGAAAGCATTCTATATGAGGGCCTTGAACATAAATCACCATCATCACTGGGAAGAGAAGCAAGCTCATTCTCCAAAATAGAATATGCTTCTGAAAATGCCTGCATCATCCAACGATAGTCTTGAAATTAAGAAACAGACATATGTAGCGGCTAGCTAAAGACAAACACCAGGTTATCACATAAGCATTGAATATACCTGAAAATATCAGGATAACTAATCCAAAAAGAACACAGCTTACCTTGATACACTGATGTATCCGGAAGCAATTGCGCCCCACATTATTAGTTGGGAAAAGAGGATCATCAATGTGTATTGGGTCAATGCTACATGGAGTAGAATATCAAGATATAAACAATGGATGAAATTTTAGAAATTTATCTGTCATGCACGAATAACAAAAACAGAGGGTGATAGTATTACCTGCAACCTCTTTCCCTCTTAATATAAACACCGCTTCCTTGTACTGATATACGCATTTGGCGAGGATCAAACACGTTCCtggaagggagagagagagggagggagagagagaaagagagagagatcaaacGTCAAACAATCACTATGTAATTTAAATCATATTAGAATAAGCTAAACAATTTTTCCCTCATAGTAAAGTCAATTCCAAGAAGCACTTGCACTCCTATAtcattagaaaaagaaataaaaatcctTATTAGTGGTTGgcttacccaaaaaaataaagaaaattcatcAGAAGGTTTCCAAAGTTCTGCAAGATTATTAATGTAGCGGTTAAGTGAAAGCAATCTAGTAATAATCATCAGCAAAactgagaaacaaaaaagggcaaaaagaACAAGATTGAATGAGAAATTTGAACTTAACCCAGCCACATGAAATTTGAACATCTATACAAAATGCAAAGGATACCTCCATTTCTAAGTGATGCACACAATTGGGTTCTCTTGAGATTTAAGGAAAATGAGGCCCTCAATTAAATGCAACCATGCAGAACTTTAATAATGAACAGTACTGAGAGGAACATTCAATCTATGCACATTACTTGGATCttcaattagaaaa
The Prunus dulcis chromosome 2, ALMONDv2, whole genome shotgun sequence DNA segment above includes these coding regions:
- the LOC117618624 gene encoding putative pre-16S rRNA nuclease isoform X2, encoding MYCQRLAALPAQTDLFLPFPIGTVPKVRNASTSIQLPLTKNRKNGPRISAISTDEIPPNALRRKRDPNWRGGFSVGVDLGMSRTGLALSKGFNFRPLTVLNLRGQKLEDQLLEIAKQQEADEFIVGLPKSSDGKETPQSNKVRSVAGRLAVSAAQRGWRVYLQDENGTSIEATDRMINVGLGKSDRQSKVDAYAAVVCKKI
- the LOC117618624 gene encoding putative pre-16S rRNA nuclease isoform X3, translating into MYCQRLAALPAQTDLFLPFPIGTVPKVRNASTSIQLPLTKNRKNGPRISAISTDEIPPNALRRKRDPNWRGGFSVGVDLGMSRTGLALSKGFNFRPLTVLNLRGQKLEDQLLEIAKQQEADEFIVGLPKSSDGKETPQSNKVRSVAGRLAVSAAQRYKIKHLVIYTMQCRYASITWVGGYTCRMKTGRPSKPRIA
- the LOC117618624 gene encoding putative pre-16S rRNA nuclease isoform X1, yielding MYCQRLAALPAQTDLFLPFPIGTVPKVRNASTSIQLPLTKNRKNGPRISAISTDEIPPNALRRKRDPNWRGGFSVGVDLGMSRTGLALSKGFNFRPLTVLNLRGQKLEDQLLEIAKQQEADEFIVGLPKSSDGKETPQSNKVRSVAGRLAVSAAQRGWRVYLQDENGTSIEATDRMINVGLGKSDRQSKVDAYAAVMVLERYFSMSGEGTELVVPKNLDLQDKLRRGPPKDIDFYPEDYED